The following are from one region of the Amedibacterium intestinale genome:
- the rpmA gene encoding 50S ribosomal protein L27: protein MKFVLDIQLFASKKGVGSTKNGRDSESKRLGAKLADGQYCHAGSIIYRQRGTKIHPGTNVGKGGDDTLFAKVNGIVKFERLGKDKKKVSVYPQA from the coding sequence ATGAAATTCGTATTAGATATTCAGTTGTTTGCATCTAAGAAAGGGGTAGGTTCTACTAAGAACGGTCGTGACTCCGAATCAAAACGTCTTGGTGCAAAACTAGCTGATGGACAGTACTGCCACGCAGGTTCTATCATTTACCGTCAGCGCGGAACTAAAATTCACCCGGGAACAAATGTAGGTAAAGGTGGAGACGATACATTGTTTGCAAAAGTAAATGGAATCGTTAAATTCGAGCGTTTAGGTAAAGATAAGAAAAAAGTATCTGTTTACCCACAGGCTTAG
- the ylxM gene encoding YlxM family DNA-binding protein encodes MIEKTEEMNALLDAYEMLLTDKQREIMSLYYKEDFSLSEIAEELSVSRAAVNDHIKRSTHVLQDYEKKLHLVKNYETRMEIYDKIKKVSNEEILLLIEQLESLEN; translated from the coding sequence ATGATTGAGAAAACAGAGGAAATGAATGCATTGCTTGATGCTTATGAGATGTTATTGACTGATAAACAAAGAGAAATTATGTCGCTGTATTACAAAGAAGATTTTTCTTTATCAGAAATTGCAGAGGAGCTTTCAGTTTCTCGTGCAGCAGTGAATGATCATATAAAAAGAAGTACGCATGTTTTACAGGATTATGAAAAAAAACTGCACCTTGTTAAGAATTATGAAACAAGAATGGAAATTTATGATAAAATAAAAAAGGTTAGTAATGAAGAGATTTTATTACTGATAGAACAGCTAGAAAGTTTAGAAAATTAG
- a CDS encoding chromosome segregation protein SMC yields MFLKRIELQGFKSFADKSVISFDSDVIGIVGPNGCGKSNINDAIRWVLGEQSVKSLRGNSMSDVIFNGSTQRKPVNMAEVTLVFDNSKHVLNVEYEEVEVTRRLHRQSGEGEYFINRTPCRLKDILNLVMDTGLGRDSLSIISQGNISAFADAKPEERRALFEEAAGVAKYKKRKNESLGKLNRTQDNLSRLEDIIVELERQVNPLKRQAKKAEVYKEKKAELEKVEISVLVDEIEKLNKEIEALKQKAFDLETKKAMCETTIAVEDTKNSELRSEMYQLDREINKLQERFAKLTEDSRVLEARKIEMDEKRKYAIEFANSAEKAKELKAMMEEAHYEYEDRKKRAQSLETDLALYKEQSANLEHDISYCTQETAQANAILNRLQNRKDVLENLARQPFNHQQAVKSILDANLNGILGVVSQIFKPRANYETAISNALGGAMYHIVSKDEASARHAIGFLKKNKSGRATFLPLTVIKPRAMNNEHRILAENSKGFLGVASDFVENEERFCDLRDSLLGNVVIVDQLINANEIAKVLRYQYKIVTLDGDIVNRGGSMTGGQGKNNTTPLTIQKELTSLLQSLDGQLLKVEGLQSQLSSLQARKDRVSSDIVQLQISLAQLDPIVKAKWAKYERLKTDYEQIAPKDEEMQQELMDDDIVVRLSRLHSEIDEISSQMKSKRERRMKAGSEVERKDTQIRQLRRDLNILQNDEREVEVQQAKAETRLETALERLSSTYEMTFTYAQEQKVEMDMEEARKKVAILRQEISSLGNVNLDAPQEYAEISERFEFLSKQKEDLLKAKDKILSAIDEMDEIMIKQFTEMFEKINSELNDVFRSLFGGGKARLFMVDPEDVLNTGIDIDVQPPGKTVQNIRLFSGGEKSLIAICVLFSILKARTMPLCIFDEVEAALDQANVERFAKYISKFRGESQFIVVTHRPGTMAQCDALYGVTMQQNGVSQLLKVKLQDAIHMIDKEEVKA; encoded by the coding sequence ATGTTTTTAAAACGGATAGAACTGCAGGGATTTAAATCTTTTGCGGATAAATCAGTCATTAGCTTTGATTCCGATGTGATAGGAATTGTTGGGCCAAATGGATGTGGGAAAAGCAATATTAACGATGCTATTCGCTGGGTGCTTGGTGAACAAAGTGTTAAATCACTGCGTGGAAACAGTATGAGTGATGTTATATTTAATGGTTCTACACAAAGAAAACCAGTTAATATGGCAGAAGTTACTTTAGTTTTTGATAATTCAAAACATGTTTTGAATGTAGAATATGAAGAAGTAGAAGTTACTAGAAGACTGCATAGACAAAGTGGAGAAGGGGAATACTTTATTAACCGTACACCATGCCGCTTGAAAGATATATTAAATTTAGTTATGGATACGGGGCTTGGAAGAGATTCGCTTTCCATCATTTCGCAAGGAAATATATCTGCATTTGCTGATGCAAAACCAGAAGAGCGAAGGGCTTTGTTTGAAGAAGCTGCGGGTGTTGCCAAATATAAGAAGCGGAAAAATGAATCCTTGGGAAAATTAAATCGTACGCAAGATAATCTTTCTCGTTTAGAGGATATTATCGTGGAGCTGGAACGTCAAGTAAATCCATTAAAACGTCAGGCAAAAAAAGCTGAAGTTTATAAAGAGAAAAAAGCAGAACTGGAAAAAGTAGAAATTAGTGTACTTGTTGATGAAATTGAAAAATTAAACAAAGAAATTGAAGCTTTAAAACAAAAAGCATTTGATTTGGAAACAAAGAAAGCTATGTGTGAAACGACGATTGCAGTAGAAGATACAAAAAATAGCGAACTTCGCTCTGAAATGTATCAGCTGGATAGAGAGATTAACAAGTTGCAGGAACGTTTTGCTAAATTGACAGAAGATTCTCGTGTATTGGAAGCACGAAAAATTGAAATGGATGAAAAAAGAAAGTATGCTATTGAATTTGCCAACAGTGCTGAAAAAGCGAAAGAATTAAAGGCTATGATGGAAGAAGCTCATTATGAGTATGAAGATCGCAAGAAACGTGCACAGAGCTTGGAAACGGATTTGGCATTATATAAGGAACAAAGTGCGAATTTGGAACATGACATATCTTATTGTACGCAAGAGACAGCGCAGGCAAATGCAATTTTAAATCGTCTGCAAAATCGAAAAGATGTCTTAGAAAATCTTGCTAGACAACCTTTTAATCATCAACAGGCTGTCAAATCTATTTTAGATGCAAATTTAAATGGTATTTTAGGTGTTGTATCGCAGATATTTAAGCCAAGAGCAAATTATGAAACAGCAATTTCTAATGCATTGGGCGGAGCCATGTATCACATTGTTTCAAAAGATGAAGCCAGTGCACGTCATGCGATTGGTTTCTTAAAGAAAAATAAAAGTGGTCGTGCAACATTTCTTCCTTTAACGGTAATAAAGCCAAGAGCTATGAACAATGAACATAGGATACTGGCAGAAAATAGCAAAGGATTTCTAGGGGTGGCTTCTGATTTTGTAGAAAATGAAGAACGTTTTTGTGATTTAAGAGATTCTTTGTTAGGAAATGTAGTAATTGTAGATCAGCTTATCAATGCGAATGAGATTGCTAAAGTACTGCGCTATCAATATAAAATTGTTACTTTAGACGGTGACATTGTTAATCGAGGCGGAAGTATGACAGGTGGTCAAGGGAAAAATAATACAACGCCACTTACTATTCAAAAAGAACTCACTTCGTTATTACAAAGCCTTGATGGACAGCTGTTAAAGGTTGAAGGATTACAGTCACAGCTTTCCAGCTTGCAGGCACGAAAAGACAGGGTATCTTCTGATATAGTACAGCTGCAGATTTCTTTGGCACAGCTTGATCCTATCGTAAAAGCGAAATGGGCAAAATATGAACGTTTGAAAACAGATTATGAACAAATTGCGCCAAAAGATGAAGAAATGCAGCAAGAGCTGATGGATGATGATATTGTTGTTCGTTTGAGTCGTTTGCATTCTGAAATAGATGAAATCAGTTCCCAAATGAAAAGCAAGCGAGAACGCAGAATGAAAGCAGGAAGTGAAGTTGAACGTAAAGATACACAAATTCGCCAGTTAAGAAGAGATTTGAATATTCTGCAAAATGATGAAAGAGAAGTAGAAGTACAGCAGGCGAAAGCAGAAACTCGTTTGGAAACAGCATTAGAGCGATTGAGTTCTACTTATGAAATGACGTTTACATATGCACAAGAGCAAAAAGTAGAAATGGATATGGAAGAAGCTCGTAAAAAAGTTGCTATTTTACGACAAGAAATAAGTTCTTTAGGAAATGTAAACTTAGATGCACCGCAGGAATATGCGGAAATTTCCGAACGTTTTGAATTTTTGAGCAAACAAAAAGAGGATCTTTTAAAAGCAAAAGATAAAATTCTAAGTGCGATTGATGAAATGGATGAAATCATGATCAAACAGTTTACGGAAATGTTTGAGAAAATCAATTCAGAATTAAATGATGTTTTCCGTTCTTTATTTGGAGGGGGAAAAGCACGTCTGTTTATGGTTGATCCAGAAGATGTTTTAAATACTGGTATTGATATTGATGTACAGCCTCCAGGAAAAACAGTACAAAATATTCGCTTATTTTCTGGTGGAGAAAAAAGTTTAATTGCGATTTGTGTCTTGTTCTCTATTCTAAAAGCAAGAACGATGCCACTATGTATATTCGATGAAGTAGAGGCAGCATTAGACCAGGCAAATGTTGAACGTTTTGCGAAATATATTTCAAAATTTCGTGGGGAAAGTCAATTTATTGTTGTTACACATCGCCCAGGTACAATGGCACAATGTGATGCGTTATATGGTGTTACGATGCAGCAAAATGGAGTGTCACAATTACTGAAGGTTAAATTACAGGATGCCATTCATATGATTGATAAAGAAGAGGTGAAAGCATAA
- the ftsY gene encoding signal recognition particle-docking protein FtsY, translating into MGIFSKLKNAFSSKNDQDRYLKGLDKSKKSFSERIRRLALGFSGIDEDFLEELMIVLLEADIGIKTAQKIVDEVETRAMDQKLKTFDQITECLIEVMRDMYCDHEDKPFHKNTEGPTVILMVGVNGSGKTTTTAKLTKRFLEKGNSVALAAADTFRAGAIDQLAVWAQRLGVTCIKGREGGDPSAALVDACRYAKENNIDYLIGDTAGRLQNKANLMKELEKMHRVVSREIPGAPHEVWLVLDATTGQNGISQAQIFLETTNVTGIILTKLDGTAKGGIVIAIRDLLGLPVKYIGLGEKEDDLREFDIDSYLYGMCEDLLGND; encoded by the coding sequence ATGGGTATTTTTTCAAAATTAAAAAATGCATTTTCTTCAAAAAATGATCAGGATCGTTATCTGAAAGGATTAGACAAATCTAAGAAATCATTTTCTGAAAGAATACGTCGTCTAGCGCTTGGGTTTAGCGGGATAGATGAAGATTTTTTAGAAGAATTGATGATTGTTTTGCTGGAAGCTGATATTGGAATTAAGACAGCACAGAAAATTGTTGATGAAGTTGAGACTAGAGCAATGGATCAAAAATTAAAAACCTTTGATCAAATTACAGAATGCCTGATTGAAGTTATGCGCGATATGTATTGTGATCATGAGGATAAGCCATTTCATAAAAATACGGAAGGTCCAACAGTTATATTAATGGTTGGGGTCAATGGTAGTGGAAAAACAACAACGACTGCCAAACTTACAAAAAGATTTTTAGAAAAAGGTAATAGTGTTGCTTTAGCTGCAGCAGACACATTCCGTGCAGGTGCGATTGATCAGCTTGCTGTATGGGCACAGCGCTTAGGTGTTACCTGTATCAAAGGAAGAGAAGGTGGAGATCCAAGTGCTGCATTAGTAGATGCTTGTCGCTATGCAAAAGAAAATAACATAGATTATTTAATTGGAGATACAGCAGGGCGTTTGCAAAATAAAGCAAACCTGATGAAAGAATTAGAGAAAATGCATCGTGTTGTATCTCGTGAAATTCCTGGTGCGCCACATGAAGTATGGCTAGTGCTGGATGCAACTACAGGGCAAAATGGAATTTCACAGGCACAGATTTTTTTGGAAACTACAAATGTAACAGGAATTATTCTAACAAAGCTGGATGGTACAGCAAAGGGTGGAATTGTTATTGCTATTCGTGATTTACTAGGTCTTCCTGTAAAATACATTGGTCTTGGAGAAAAAGAAGATGATTTAAGAGAATTTGATATTGATTCTTATTTATATGGGATGTGCGAGGATCTTTTAGGCAATGATTGA
- a CDS encoding DHH family phosphoesterase, producing the protein MKNTMFELIEKYDVITIFRHVSPDSDALGSQFGLKQWIMDTYPNKQVFALGYENSKSKENVYPCSDQTDDETIKKSLAIVLDTANAKRVDDSRFQSATHILKVDHHILVDSFADTEIVDDLAGATCEILSGMFMENGYKLSAACAQYLYGGLIADTLRFSIPTIKPHTLTIASYLVGCGVDVAKANADNFSTSLKQYRFENFIRSNCTVIEDTFAYMIVRREDYERFGLTFEEAKEKVFVMGGVHEFLAWALFTEKEKDEFGQPRFNGSLRSQHTQITDIAMKYHGGGHRYACGVKDLTLEDIDSLVTSLLNRVKEETEVK; encoded by the coding sequence ATGAAAAATACTATGTTTGAACTGATTGAGAAATATGATGTGATTACAATTTTTCGTCATGTTTCTCCAGATAGTGATGCGCTGGGTTCTCAGTTTGGTTTAAAACAGTGGATCATGGATACATATCCAAATAAACAGGTATTTGCTTTAGGTTATGAAAATTCAAAAAGCAAGGAGAATGTATATCCATGCAGCGACCAGACAGATGATGAAACAATCAAGAAAAGTTTAGCAATTGTTCTTGATACTGCAAACGCTAAACGTGTGGATGATTCACGTTTTCAATCAGCTACTCATATCTTGAAAGTCGATCATCATATCCTGGTAGATAGCTTTGCAGATACAGAGATTGTTGATGATCTTGCGGGAGCAACTTGTGAAATTCTAAGTGGAATGTTTATGGAAAACGGATATAAACTTTCCGCAGCATGTGCACAGTATTTATATGGAGGATTGATTGCGGACACTTTACGTTTCTCTATTCCTACAATTAAGCCGCACACATTAACAATTGCCTCTTATCTTGTAGGATGCGGAGTTGATGTTGCAAAAGCAAATGCAGATAATTTTTCGACATCTTTAAAACAATATCGCTTTGAAAACTTTATTCGTTCCAACTGTACGGTAATAGAGGATACTTTTGCTTATATGATTGTACGCAGAGAAGATTATGAGCGCTTTGGCTTAACTTTTGAAGAGGCTAAAGAAAAAGTATTTGTTATGGGTGGAGTTCATGAATTTTTAGCTTGGGCATTATTTACTGAAAAAGAAAAAGATGAATTTGGACAACCTCGTTTTAATGGAAGCCTTCGCTCACAGCATACGCAAATTACAGATATCGCTATGAAATATCATGGTGGAGGACATCGCTATGCATGTGGAGTTAAGGATTTAACATTAGAGGATATAGATTCTTTGGTAACATCCTTATTAAATAGAGTGAAAGAAGAAACAGAAGTCAAATGA
- the dnaE gene encoding DNA polymerase III subunit alpha, which yields MSVALHVRSSYTLLQSTLTIPQIVECAKKHGYKAVALTDKQVLHGAMQFYHACKEAAIKPILGMEVDVVEGENLFGFVLLAKNDDGYKSLMKLSTLLNTEQHVSLSLEELMLYTKHCVVITNGDQNKMETMLLKEDWEEMKLFLAQCNSYFSDFYVSIARNDSPLLKQKNVQLKRLCKSMEIKTVALSRIYTADAQDDLIFKTLCAIKQGVSLEDKMLNYSPRRYFRSQEEMEQLYDSDDLMMSNMISNMCNVTMSFPKAQLPKFKNRYGVSSDEFLKNLCHKGLEKRMGFKQIPQVYQKRLSYELDIIIRMGFADYFLIVWDFIRFAKTKNIYIGPGRGSAAGSLVSYCLGITHADPIRYHLLFERFLNPERVSMPDIDTDFPDDRREEVIQYVYELYGKHHVAHIITFNTLGAKQVLRDVGKAMMVPIRQIDSLCRLVPNKLKVTLQDAYDDEPRFKQMINSSETLKKLFAISQRLEGLPRHSSLHAAGIILSREQIEEVCPLIDVDEGICATQFTMEYMEELGLIKMDFLGLRNLTIIDEIVSQLHKNGHAIDIMKIPLNDKKTFDLIQSVDTMGVFQLESEGMKSLIRKIKPRNFEDIVTTIALFRPGPMENIPEYLKRREHPDTIDYIHPDFKDILENTYGIMIYQEQIMQIAQRMAGFSLGKADNLRKAISKKKGDQLQSFRKEFVEGSIKKGYEKTLAEHVYELIMKFANYGFNRSHSVAYGMIAYQMAYLKANAPQYFFRSLLNSVIGSEIKTSEYIFEAKKRKLTVLPPSVNKSSSLYEIEQNCLRFPLQGIKGIGSAVSTQILKEREKRGEFKDFFDFTARMCGNKIGKKTIELLIWAGALDEFHMNRTSLSASLDDAIRYGDLVKIEDEDQMLFDFTIVSKPATTSLKENNAWKLEKEKEVLGFYLSAHPISMLRERINPNLRTFASLQTYRGYAAFICVIERTRQHRTKRGDLMLFVVAADETMKFDLVCMPDIYAVHQKDLMKGNYLYVEGKIEKEGSCLVKKITKIEKEENINP from the coding sequence ATGAGTGTGGCCTTGCATGTTCGAAGTTCTTATACACTATTACAAAGCACATTAACGATTCCTCAAATTGTAGAATGTGCAAAAAAACATGGATATAAAGCAGTTGCTTTAACGGATAAGCAAGTTCTGCACGGTGCCATGCAGTTTTATCATGCCTGTAAAGAAGCAGCAATAAAACCTATTTTGGGTATGGAAGTAGATGTTGTAGAAGGAGAAAATCTTTTTGGCTTTGTATTGCTGGCAAAAAATGATGATGGTTACAAGAGTTTAATGAAATTATCAACGCTTCTAAATACAGAACAGCATGTTTCTTTGTCTTTGGAAGAATTAATGTTATATACAAAACATTGTGTTGTTATAACAAATGGTGATCAAAATAAAATGGAAACCATGCTGTTGAAAGAAGACTGGGAGGAAATGAAATTATTTTTAGCTCAATGTAACTCTTATTTTTCAGATTTTTATGTTTCTATAGCTAGAAATGACAGCCCACTTTTAAAACAAAAAAATGTACAATTAAAACGCCTTTGTAAAAGTATGGAAATAAAGACAGTAGCATTGTCTCGGATTTATACTGCGGATGCACAGGATGATCTTATTTTTAAAACATTATGTGCAATTAAACAAGGGGTATCTTTAGAAGATAAAATGTTAAACTATAGTCCAAGACGTTATTTTCGATCTCAGGAAGAAATGGAACAATTGTATGATTCTGATGATCTTATGATGAGCAATATGATTTCAAATATGTGCAATGTTACAATGTCCTTTCCAAAAGCACAGCTCCCTAAATTTAAAAACCGCTATGGTGTGAGCAGTGATGAATTTTTGAAAAATCTTTGTCACAAGGGGTTAGAAAAGCGTATGGGATTTAAACAAATCCCGCAAGTTTATCAAAAGCGACTTTCTTATGAGTTGGATATTATTATACGTATGGGATTTGCGGATTACTTTTTAATCGTGTGGGATTTTATACGCTTTGCGAAAACAAAAAACATTTATATTGGACCTGGACGAGGAAGTGCAGCAGGATCTCTAGTATCTTATTGTTTGGGAATTACACATGCAGATCCTATTCGATATCACTTGCTTTTTGAACGCTTTTTGAATCCGGAACGTGTATCTATGCCGGATATTGATACCGATTTTCCAGATGATCGAAGAGAAGAGGTCATTCAATATGTATATGAACTTTATGGAAAACATCATGTAGCACATATCATTACCTTTAATACGTTAGGGGCAAAGCAGGTGTTAAGAGATGTAGGGAAAGCAATGATGGTACCGATAAGGCAAATTGATTCTTTGTGTCGTTTGGTGCCAAACAAATTAAAAGTTACTTTACAGGATGCATATGATGATGAGCCTCGCTTTAAACAAATGATAAACTCCTCTGAAACCTTAAAGAAACTATTTGCTATAAGCCAGCGTTTAGAGGGACTTCCAAGACACTCTTCCTTACATGCTGCAGGTATTATTTTAAGTCGTGAACAAATAGAAGAAGTATGTCCTTTGATTGATGTGGATGAAGGGATTTGTGCTACACAGTTTACCATGGAATATATGGAAGAATTAGGTCTTATTAAAATGGATTTTTTAGGACTTAGAAATTTAACGATTATTGATGAAATAGTTTCTCAGCTGCATAAAAATGGACATGCAATTGATATTATGAAAATACCTCTAAATGATAAGAAAACATTTGATCTTATTCAATCGGTAGATACAATGGGGGTGTTTCAGTTAGAAAGTGAAGGAATGAAAAGTCTTATACGTAAAATAAAGCCTAGAAACTTTGAGGATATTGTTACAACGATTGCCTTGTTCAGGCCAGGACCTATGGAAAATATACCAGAATACTTAAAAAGAAGAGAACATCCGGACACGATTGACTATATACATCCTGATTTTAAAGATATTCTTGAAAATACATATGGAATCATGATTTATCAGGAACAAATCATGCAGATTGCACAACGCATGGCAGGTTTTTCTTTAGGAAAAGCGGATAATCTTAGAAAAGCCATTAGCAAGAAAAAAGGAGATCAGCTGCAGAGTTTTCGAAAAGAGTTTGTGGAAGGATCTATTAAAAAAGGGTATGAAAAAACACTTGCGGAGCACGTATACGAATTGATCATGAAATTTGCTAATTATGGATTTAATCGTTCTCACTCTGTTGCTTATGGTATGATTGCATATCAAATGGCATATTTAAAAGCAAATGCACCACAGTATTTCTTTCGTTCTTTATTAAATAGTGTGATTGGTTCAGAAATAAAAACAAGTGAATATATTTTTGAAGCAAAGAAAAGAAAACTAACTGTATTGCCTCCTTCTGTAAATAAAAGTAGTTCTTTATATGAAATAGAACAAAATTGCTTGCGTTTTCCATTACAGGGAATCAAAGGAATAGGCAGCGCTGTTAGTACACAAATTTTAAAAGAAAGAGAAAAAAGAGGAGAATTTAAAGATTTCTTTGATTTTACAGCTCGAATGTGCGGTAATAAAATTGGAAAGAAAACGATAGAACTTTTGATATGGGCGGGTGCTCTTGATGAATTTCATATGAATCGTACATCTTTGTCTGCTTCTTTAGACGATGCTATACGTTATGGTGATTTGGTAAAAATAGAAGATGAAGATCAAATGTTGTTTGATTTTACAATTGTAAGTAAGCCGGCAACAACTTCTTTGAAAGAAAATAATGCATGGAAGCTGGAGAAAGAAAAGGAAGTATTAGGTTTTTATCTGTCTGCACACCCGATTTCTATGCTGCGTGAGCGCATAAACCCTAATTTAAGAACATTTGCATCTTTACAAACATATCGTGGATATGCAGCATTTATATGTGTTATTGAACGAACACGTCAGCATCGCACAAAACGAGGAGATTTAATGTTGTTTGTGGTAGCAGCAGATGAAACAATGAAGTTTGATCTGGTATGCATGCCTGATATTTACGCAGTTCATCAAAAAGATTTAATGAAAGGGAATTATTTATATGTAGAAGGAAAAATTGAAAAGGAAGGTTCTTGTTTAGTTAAAAAAATTACCAAAATAGAAAAAGAAGAAAATATTAATCCATAA
- a CDS encoding ribosomal-processing cysteine protease Prp, which translates to MVKVKVERSHKEIVTIKIFDHAGYADAGQDLVCAGVSSISVGMMNALDLLVPETCIFQLKEAYVEIKTKQSNEKTLLLLEGMLVQLKTLQESYSSYITINDQEV; encoded by the coding sequence ATGGTAAAGGTAAAGGTTGAACGCAGTCATAAAGAAATCGTTACTATTAAGATATTCGATCATGCTGGATATGCGGATGCAGGACAAGATCTTGTTTGTGCAGGAGTGAGTTCTATTTCTGTTGGTATGATGAACGCGTTGGATCTGCTAGTTCCTGAAACATGTATCTTTCAATTGAAAGAAGCATATGTAGAAATTAAAACAAAGCAGAGTAATGAAAAGACTTTACTTCTTTTGGAAGGAATGTTAGTTCAGTTAAAGACTCTGCAGGAAAGTTACAGCTCATATATTACAATAAATGATCAGGAGGTGTGA
- a CDS encoding acetate/propionate family kinase, whose amino-acid sequence MTKIISVNAGSSSLKFQLFEMPEETVLTSGIVEKIGFEDAIFTIKVNGEKVKKVLPIPDHTKAVSLLLESLVEYKIVESLDEIKGAGHRAVHGGEIFKESVPVTDEVVEQFSSLNELAPLHNPAGLIGYNAFKENLPHCKHAFVFDTAFHQTMPQESYIYALPIRYYNDYKIRRYGFHGTSHKYVSQRCAELMEKPLEDTKIITCHLGNGASITAVDGGKSINTSMGFTPLAGVMMGTRCGDIDPAIVTYIMKKEGLSIEEVNDVMNKQSGMLGVSGISSDARDIEDGFKEGNPAAILTTEVYVNRVINTVGGYYAQLGGADAIVFTGGIGENDTNIRKLICNRLKDAFGIVLDEEINSCSRGKEILLSKPESKIQVWLIPTNEELMIARDTYRLIGE is encoded by the coding sequence ATGACAAAAATTATTTCAGTAAACGCAGGTAGTTCATCTTTAAAATTTCAGCTTTTTGAAATGCCGGAAGAAACAGTTTTAACAAGTGGTATTGTTGAAAAAATTGGTTTTGAAGATGCTATCTTTACAATTAAAGTAAATGGAGAGAAAGTTAAAAAAGTATTGCCAATTCCTGATCATACAAAAGCAGTTTCTTTATTGTTAGAATCTTTAGTAGAATATAAAATTGTAGAAAGTTTAGATGAAATCAAAGGTGCAGGACATCGTGCAGTGCATGGTGGAGAAATCTTTAAAGAAAGTGTTCCAGTAACAGATGAAGTTGTAGAACAGTTCTCATCTTTAAATGAATTAGCTCCATTGCATAATCCAGCTGGATTAATTGGATATAATGCATTTAAAGAAAATCTTCCACATTGCAAACATGCCTTTGTGTTTGATACAGCATTCCATCAGACAATGCCACAGGAAAGCTATATTTATGCATTGCCAATTCGTTATTATAACGATTATAAAATCCGTCGTTATGGTTTCCATGGAACATCTCACAAATATGTTTCTCAAAGATGTGCTGAATTAATGGAAAAACCATTAGAAGATACAAAAATCATTACATGTCATTTAGGTAATGGGGCAAGTATTACAGCAGTAGATGGTGGTAAATCTATCAATACATCTATGGGATTTACACCACTTGCAGGTGTTATGATGGGTACACGTTGCGGTGATATTGACCCTGCTATTGTCACTTACATCATGAAAAAAGAAGGATTAAGCATTGAAGAAGTAAATGATGTTATGAATAAACAATCAGGTATGTTAGGGGTATCTGGAATTAGTTCTGATGCTCGTGATATTGAAGATGGATTTAAAGAAGGAAATCCAGCTGCAATTTTAACAACTGAAGTATATGTTAATCGTGTAATTAATACTGTTGGAGGATATTATGCACAGTTAGGTGGTGCTGATGCTATCGTGTTTACTGGTGGTATTGGAGAAAATGATACAAATATCCGTAAGTTGATTTGCAATCGTTTAAAAGATGCATTTGGTATTGTTCTTGATGAAGAAATAAATTCTTGCAGCAGAGGGAAAGAAATTTTACTTTCTAAGCCAGAAAGTAAAATTCAGGTATGGTTAATTCCTACAAATGAAGAATTAATGATTGCTCGTGATACATACCGCTTGATTGGAGAATAA
- the rplU gene encoding 50S ribosomal protein L21 produces MYAIIETGGKQIRVEEGSTIFVEKLDVAEGETVVFDKVVAYCNRSLRVGTPYVKGVKVNAKVEKQGKAKKIIVYKYKAKKGSSHRKQGHRQPYTKLTIESIEA; encoded by the coding sequence ATGTACGCAATTATTGAAACTGGAGGAAAACAGATCCGTGTTGAAGAAGGTTCTACAATCTTCGTAGAAAAATTGGATGTAGCTGAAGGAGAAACAGTAGTATTTGATAAAGTAGTAGCTTACTGCAACCGTTCACTTCGCGTAGGTACTCCATATGTAAAAGGTGTTAAAGTAAACGCTAAAGTTGAAAAACAGGGGAAAGCTAAAAAAATCATCGTTTACAAATACAAAGCGAAAAAAGGTAGCTCTCACCGTAAACAGGGACACCGTCAGCCATACACTAAATTAACTATCGAATCTATCGAGGCTTAA